From the genome of Mya arenaria isolate MELC-2E11 chromosome 5, ASM2691426v1:
TTCGATGACACCTGTCGACAATTGATTCAGCGATGTTTTTTGTAAGGCTATCAATTATCTTTGGAAACTTATGAAAAGTAGTATCCATGCTCTTCGTAACATCTATCAAACTTTCCCACGTAGAGCACTGTATAACTTCAAAACATTGTTCAAGTATCTTATTATCGTCATAGGGTAATTGTTCAAATGATTCAAGAAGCCACTTTAAATGGTTGAACAtgacaattaatatttcatgttgTGGTTTGCTTTCTTTAAGCTCGCATATATTATCTATGATAAGTTGTGTGGTTGTTTGTATTGGAATTGTTCTTAGAATATCTTGAATGGGCGCCTTTAACTCTTTAAAATTGTGGCAAATATGACAAAAGTTATCACGTACCAGTTTTGATTTAGACGTTGCCATAGCCAACAACAGTTCTCCCTTTCTTTCAGTAAAAACAAAGACGATTTCACTGTTCAGAATTCTCATTATAGGTTCAAACATCTTAGGCGAACATTTGTCACGGGGTATTGGAAGATATTTCAGCAAAAGTTCCTCAATGCGACAGTTTATTTCTTCGTTGACACATCCTGGAATGATCttcaatgtcaaaataaaatccaAAACTGGGTCAAGATCATCTTCAGGACTTTTTCCCGAAAAATACATCTTTATGTAGTCAAATACATGCGGCGATAGTTTTTCTATCAAGTTAGCTGAATTACCTTCCATTTTGTTTTCACTAGCAATATGAACTAAAACATTAAACGCGTTTTCGCCCGGCAAGATTTTAAAAAGTTCCTCAAACATGCTCCACATTCTGTCAAATCCTTTCAGGGCGTCTTGAAAGATTGTTTCgcacaaaatatttaaatcctTTTGGTTATGATAAAGAAGAATTGTTGATCTGTGTTTCAAATAATGTTCAACAACATTAACCTTATGTTTCTCTTCTAAGAAATGATTCCAAACGCTATTCAGATATGTGGTCATATAAAAGTTACTTCCAAATGCTTTTTCAAATATCTTCTGACTGATACACAGCATATTTGATTGACATTCTTCTGGGAAGCTTGCAATCGGCATACTCACAAGTATGGCAGTCAACGCATTAGCCTGGTCCAATGTTAAAACTGTTTGCAGATGATGATACTGTTTATTCAATATCCTTTCAATAACAAGGAAAAAGTTGATTCCCGGAAACGTTTCTTTGTTGTCGAacgaaatattttcaataacgtTTTGTACAAGTTTGCATGCAAATTTGGGAAACAAGAGTTTAAAGCGATCTAATTGGGCGCACACTTGTTTTTCATCATATTCTTTACTCAAAACTAAATCTACTAATTGCTCCGCTATTAACGTATCATTGTCTACATAACAATCCCTATGGACCACTGATGATTCCACTTTAAATGTATCATGATCCGTTGTTTCAACATTAGTCTTACTAAAAAATCTCTTTGTTTCATGCAATTCATAATAGTATCTTTTCCCATGGACCTCGTCAATTTCAGGCTTTGTAAACGCAAAAGTAATGCACCACATTCGTTTTCTGTGCATGTGACCATCGATAAGTTCGGTTTCCGAACTTCGGATTAATATTTTGTCCAAATCAACATTCGTTGGGACGTTGAAAGCAAACAATACGTCGTAAAGCTTAAagaaagataaaacaaattcGCATTATTTCTATTGACAACTGCACTAAGAGGAAACAAGACAATTTCGTTTTGTATGATGTATGATAGAAAGCCCCATAATTGCGTTAAACTGCGGTACGAGaagcatttaaaaataacaaacattctTTAGTTTACTAGttttagtaaaatatttaaaataatatgatattacGTTTTTGATATATGGGTGGTTCTGTAAGTGCAATGTTATTTAGTGGACTGTAGGTTTGTAAATGATTAAAGGCACACACACAGCAgactttgatataaaataaagatatgatGGTACTAATCAATTCAAAAATATAGAGCACAATAAAATACTACAACTTGACTACATCTTGTACAACACCATCgttaaattgaaaagaaaactaCACCCACTTTCAATAGAATAGAGAAGATTCTTCCAGTTACACTCAAGCTTTATATGGGGATTCCTAATTGATATAAGATGAACTCAGACATTCCCAGTAATGTTCAATTGCTAACTCATTTCTTTAGTCTAAACTGAAAACGAAATACACAATTTTGTCcttgttcattttattaatttaacaaaGCGACTAAATGTAACATTAATTATGACCTCCTAAGAAGTTCAACTCAATCTCAATTGAAACGTCTCGGTCACAAACGCTACGACAAAACaactttgaacatttcattGTGGTAAAGATTTCATTATCTCAGACAAAAATGGAGGCACTTGATAATACTTTAAATATACGCCTCTTAATCTTACTATTATGCCCAAAGTGTGTCAATACTTGATGCAAAGTTGCAAAGAACATGGGCAGAAGAACGTGcaaattaatttactttaatgGCGTTTTGGTGGCATTGATAATGTAGCATTTAACGTGTGATAAAAGAAACATACATACGTTGAAGTGGACTTCAACCAAatgcaaaatacaaataatgtaaataaaacccTTTTTTACCACAATTTTCATATGGGTATCAAAGCGAGGTAGCTTCAGAAAAGCACGCTGAATGGCAAAGAGAAGCAACAATAAGCAGTTTGTGCTGAGGTGAGATAGCACTGAAGCCATTGCAAGGTTTAGATACAACATGTAAGGCATATTTACCTCAGTATTGTCATTTGACTTCGCAATTGGAAAGCTACAAACAGTAAAATGATATTAACTAatacaatatttcttttgaaaactaATGAAATCGACATCATATACGGATAAACGAGTAATGTCGATTGTTTTACGCCGattataacatatcaaatacGACCTACGTACATACAATTCACATTTACAAGCATAATCGGACAAGCTACTGTAAAATGATGGTAAGAGGCACAAACAATTTTTGGGGGTAATCATATGTTTTCTACAATTATAAAAGTCTCCCTGACTATTTTGGTCTTCGTCACTGTGTCCTTAGGTTTCTTAGTGACAAATGTCTACAGTGTTTCCACTTCCGGACAAGGTCTTTTTAGAACACAATCTCGCTTAACGAAATCTTTATAACCAGTGTCGGGGAAAACATATGGCGTAAACATATCCGGACATATATGTGAGAGATCGCTTGCGACCACTTGGCCGACACGTTAATGGAAACGCATTTGATGGTACGATGCCGAcgtttttaatacaatacttTTTAGGagagataaaataaaagaacaaaacatacataagaACGTCTATGTGAAAATGGCATCACTTGACTTGagctttgtttatttatttgaaaaaatgtattcatgatGGCTTGTATTGTGAAGCATTGAAAACTAAAGATACATTTTTATGGCAAGCGTGAGGTTTGGCGCATATTAACCGATATCAAAccaaatgatttattcatttaagaatttacgggatttgttgtcttgtgacgtacTTTCTGGCCTGTTAACCGAACGAAATAAAACAAGCAACGTTGCTAATTATAATAGCGATTTAGCGAGTATAAGGATATAGTTTAGTATTTCCTACGAAAACACAGTATTTGAAGATATCAATTAATTATCTTTGAagagacaaacaaataaataatataagaacAAACATGAGCGATACacctttaaaatgaaattattattgtcATGTGAACTGTATATGACCTCAATGGTCCCTGCCTCTTGACCTCTCGTAACCTTGTTTTTCTGAGAATATCATGAATAAATCAGTCTGGTATTAAACGTTTTAAAGAATGCATCGCCTCCTTGTGTCTcagtaataattaatatatgacAATTATTTAGATAAAGCCAACAATGCGAATGGGGTTGTAGTGAGAGATATGCATCCAATGTAGACATGCCTATTTCATGAAGTTATTAACTTAAGATGATCAACAATGAAGAGATCTAATACAGTCGtctttaaacttcatattttaaacttgtattATCAATTTCTCTACCACTATATACAGGGGATTTTGTATTCACTTTCGGGACCacagcttaaaacaaatatgctgcatttggtgtaatattttacttatataatgtgttttacATACTAAATGTGCCTCAGTTAAATCAAGtgattaatgtaaatatttcgcATTGTTATTACGGATGTTAGCATACAATGCTTACCGTGGTGTCGGAGAAATCTGTTTGTTTAAGATATAGAATGTGAAGTCTAATCCTGAGTCCTTTTCTAAACCACATTGTTCTCTTATTCGGCGATCCCTAAAGTATGTGTTCAAACACTTCGTGACGGAATTCGGTGAATCATGTTTTTTCTGAAACTCCTCTTTTGATTTTTCTAAGCCACTTACGTTTATCCCTATCCACTCCTTGCCAGGGGTAAAAAACACATGAGTGAAATTAAGATGTTTCGTATCCGGATATTGTAAATGTAAGTGATCCATGAAATTCCCCAGTTCTCTTTTGAACACGCGGACCAAGTGCTTCTGTATGGTCACGGTGGACTTCTCCTTGGAAACAGTAAATACTATTTTTCCAATTTCATctgcaaaatgtaaaacattcgatatttgttatttttttttattttttttttcaaattttcgcTGTAATGGAATTAGCTGCGGATAAACCACAACCATGCAATACTCACAATTGCTCTATTGATTAATGTCATACAatagttttatcatttgtatgtTCCTTATTCTGTGTGTATTTTCAAAGGACGGGTTGAATAGATAGCTAGGCAGAATAATTACCTTAACCATACTGAGTTATTTTGGATTTCTTTATGAGCTAATGTGTATTTTGGGCAGATTTTAATTATCTTATATATCTATTAAGGTTTTCCTGTTTGATAAGATCTTTATTCttgtttaatattcaaatttagCTATTACAGACttgaatctttattttataaactcaGATTAAAAGACGAATTAGAGAAATATATCGTTTGATGAGCACTTAACATATATTTACGACATGACATTGTAATTAAAACCAATGTACTAACTTACAATCAATATTTAACACCgttatatatttagatatatagACAATAAAACAAGTTAGTTGTATGTACAAGAAacccatatttatttttccatttcaaaaacTATTATAAGTAAATGAATTGATACCCTTTGTCCTCATCGACTCGAATGATGCTGGGCTATCTACGGCAGTCCCGTAGCAGTAGTTGTCGCTGAACGCCATCGTAATGCTTCCAGCTTTTATTTCATCTTAAATAAACGTAAAGCTTTTGtatgttcattttcaaaaaaatatttgtaaggAGCTAATTCGAGTATTCACGGGCAAGGATTTTGTTTCAATGGATACTAACTGTAGTAAggttgttttttgttcattgGTATGCAATGCATatgtataaacatacaaaactaAATGCAAGATGAAATCATAGAGCAATAatacatatcatataatatacGGATACATGGTGATGTTGAAGCTTTATCTACTACAATGGACAATAgtgtattataataaattttaaacctGCAGTCACAAATTTCTCTGTATTTTATTCGGTGTTTAATATGCCTGCGAAAATGTTCACACATTGATAAATTACAGACAGCTCAACAATATATATTGCGTgacaagaatatatttattcatttttgcattttgacGTGCACTAATGTATAAAGCTTAATAAACTGCccgttctgttctgttctatattaGAACAAAACATTCTTCTGTGACATAGTTACAAAGAGtatttgttcatattatatttcaCATTGTCCGATCTGACGATTTTTCCAATATCAATCTACATTAATACACTTCTATTTTTTCAATGcctaacatcagaagatatcaATATGCATGACGGAGTATATAGATATGGTAAATacccaaatattattttgttcgaGTCATTATCAGTAATATTGGTAATACTATTGAACTGGTCATGATTTGATGTTcaagtatacattttaaatcatgcataaaatgtatcattatGCCTTAAAGTGTGACTGTATATCTATTGTAAGAATGGGTTATTTCTGTTAAGTAAACGGCGAAAAGAAAGCACACAATTAAAAGTCACTTCTTATTTTTGAACTAAAGTATGAGTGATCAATGCgatcagtaaaaataaaatcagttatgaatataaagattaaaaatataaatcgcAAATATATACCTTTACATTTATATCCATGCTTATTCACTTGTTTAAAGATTAACCGTGAATAGATTTACCCTCGCATGCGTCTCATGCAATATAAAGGCGAGTATCCAATCACGTGTCGTGGTACGTATACAATCACGTGCTTTGTGACGAATACATCAcctgaaaacatatataaattcaATGAATTTATGTTTGCATTTGCGGATAAAACTgtgaactattttgtttgatatatatctgACATTCGGTAAGTTGTTTTGTTAGGAATAGTTTGCTCTCTGtgtttaaacttcatttaatGATTGTATGGCTGATTTAAACACTCTCATTTTCCATAGATTGAATCATTTCGGCTCAAAACCATTATTGTTTCTATACTTCTCATAAATGTAGACAATCCAGTTTATTTTGTTCCGAATATGCAATTAGAAGCACGACATCATGTACTGAtgccttaaataaaatatcacacaCTTTTATATGTTTGAAGTCAGTTTATTGTGTCATATTCTTTATCGCAGATCATAACAACATGTATTTCAtcaatatgtttacatgtatcaATAGTTTGCCACCATGCCCTTAGCATCTACTTACTTTGTAAGCCGCTATAAATGGATATAGTTTGCCatacaaaacatgcaatttgaaCCCTCAGTAAGAGAGAGAAATTGACAGACATCAGGacatcattaaaaatattttaaaaacatcgGTACAATACAACCTAAATTTTCAGCCAATATTAGTGATTGATTATTAtcaagtactaggcttaattaTTCAGAATTTCCATCTACTGCCACTCATCAAATCAATCTCCCTGCGTCAGTTTTCGGATTGACAATGGGTCAGCCAAACAGGTTTTATTCtgtcagtaagatgacctgacGTATTATCTATATCTTTTACGATTCCTTATCATTAAGatttcacttcatgtcatcttaccattacaaaatataaaatatatgttgtgattgattataatcgatcatttTTACCATCGTTGCTTCTCAATTGGAGCTTTTTTGTCCATAAAAGATATGCAATTTCACGgttatatagatttttttcgtcttaatttgtttttgatttcaGATATGTATAATAACAGGATCAGGTTTGTTAAATGGATTGTTTCTTTAAAGATCTTTTTACAATGTACATTGCAGGACATGGAGTGCATTACATGTAGAGTGAAAAAGCCCATAAATGAGTTTCCTTCACAAACAGTGTTTAACGCATGTCAACATCCTGCGTTTTCATGTTTGCGGGtaagcttttttttcttttgactGCATAAAACGTTCACTAATTTGTCACACTGTTATGGctgtatttaaaagtaaaaacaaccCTGAATTGCCAAACATATAGAAATAACCAAGTCATTGATGCCAAGCTGACCGTATACGGTAATTGTAGGCTATAATATATTACTATACAATTAAGTGGTGactttttgatataaataacagGTGTCCATGAGCTATTTAGACATTTCACGTACTTGACTCCAAGGTATTGATCTTTAACAGCAACCATTATCCATTGAGTCTGTACGTTTATGGGAGCAGCGGACTAAAgtgacaaataaaaaagtaaagatGGTCTTAAAGTTCAGATGTTATTAAAGTCAGTATTTCACAAATAAAGGGCCATCGCCTAGCAACGGTACTTCTGTATAGACATGAAGTTATTCAACGtcatcaaatatatcaaatacacTACCTTCGAGCACCCTTTTAATACCAAACATCAGTTCCTACTCTGTTTTCAAAGTATACAGGCAAGTGTCAGTctcattaaaaagtaaacaagatatgttatttatttaataagtatgatttatgatattgatatttatatctatttttcaCAGTGCATCGTAAAATCTGTAGAAGATGAATCAAAGTGCCCCGAGTGTCCTCTTCAAGTGCTTAAAAACGACGAGCGTGTAGCTTTCTTCAAATCCCAGctacattatttgtttaaagaatacTCAGTTAATAGCGACGATGGGACCATCGTTGACGCTATTGATCAGGACCAAGCCATAGTAAAAAGCCAAGAATATCATCTTTACATCGTCTTAATTactggaaaaaaacacaagatATCTTGTGACAAGGAGTCGACGGTGCTGAGCCTAAAGTCAAAAATCAAGGCCGTCACTAAGAAAAATGAAAGTCTTCAAAGACTATTTTTTCGAAATGAAGAAATGCTAGTTAGTAtgtcttttttgcattaaacaaatgaaagttATGGTAGAAGAATGGTATTTTCGTAATGTTGTAACTCTTCACTCCAGTAAGATATGAATGAGTTTAATGTTATTGTAAACTGTCTTTGCTACACCTGAATTgttgtgtatttgttaattatacCTCATTAACATTGCCATATCAAATTGCattgtactataaatatacGTTTTCAGTCTTATAACcatgatgttgttgttgctttcagGATTACTCCACCTTGTCCATTCCTTTCAAATTGACCGATTTCAATATTCCAAGTGGATCTTCACTTACGTTGGTTATTTTGTTACATACAATAACGGAAGATGAAATACAATATATCGTTTTTGAACTCTCATGGAGGGTTCCGGAAATACAAGAGCAAACGTTCTTGTCTCGGATAAAACTGTCTCAACCGAAaactatttacaataaaaaagacTGCGTAGACTGCACTTGCTTTATATTCAGTGGACACGAACATGTAGACATTTGTGactacaaaagaaaaaacacattcgAAGGAATACTTCATTCTGGTGACATCTTTAATGGAACAGGAACAGCAGGCAGTCAAAAGATGGAAGTCGATTTTAAAAAGTTATCGTTAGAGACGACTCACCTTTTTTTTACGATAAGTTCTTATAATTCAGAAGCTTTGAATAATTATAAGAACATAACCCTCTCTGTTTATGAGCAATCAAGCCCGGACATGAACTTGTGCGAGCTAAGATTAGATGAAGTTAAAGACTGGCAGGCTGTTATAGTTTGTCGAGCAACAAGGAATCCAAAGAGTGGAAGTTGGCAAGTATGTGAAATGCAAGTCCCCTCAAACGGGACCGCATTGGAGGCTTATGGTGAACTTATTAAAACTCTTTCGGGTCTATTGCCAGAGCTCAAAACTGTAAAATAGGCGAGCAtatatgttttagaagaaaGGCAGTCAGGAGACTGTAATTAACAACTCACTTGTAGTTGTTTTATACCTTCTGTCAAATGTTCTAATCCTTCTGATTGTAGTAATTGCTATTATTTACTTTACTTAAAAAGTGTAAGATTGACCCGAAAAGAATATGCAGATTGAAAAATCAACAACTTAATAATGCAAATTGATTTTAGGATCGTTTCAACAATAATGTATCTAATGCTGAAAACATCTATAATAACACGTAcggttttgcatttttttccgGCCACTAACCAAACACACATACGCCCAAACCGAAAACCAAAGCCGGGACTCTCTTTGTTAGAAACGAGTGCGTTGACTACACTAAATAACTTATTTGTTGTAAATGACACGT
Proteins encoded in this window:
- the LOC128234038 gene encoding uncharacterized protein LOC128234038, coding for MAFSDNYCYGTAVDSPASFESMRTKDEIGKIVFTVSKEKSTVTIQKHLVRVFKRELGNFMDHLHLQYPDTKHLNFTHVFFTPGKEWIGINVSGLEKSKEEFQKKHDSPNSVTKCLNTYFRDRRIREQCGLEKDSGLDFTFYILNKQISPTPR